In Setaria italica strain Yugu1 chromosome I, Setaria_italica_v2.0, whole genome shotgun sequence, the genomic window TGTCAGACGCCGAGTGCAGGGACCTGGAGAAGGTGACGCTGACGATCATGGAGATCGACCAGTtcgccgaggacacccctgtcGGCGAAACGAAGTACGGCGAGGGTCACAACACAGCGTCGAACACGATCGAATCCCCGATCACCTGCAAAGATCGCAGGTAATTAACACTGTTCGTTTTGCAGGGTGCACGTCGGCGAGGTCATCAGCGAGGGCAGCGAGCGGGAGTTCCTGCAGATGAAACCGGCGCCGTACAACGTCGTGCTGGAGGATGGCACCTACAAGGGCGTGCTCAAGCTGGGCATCAAGTTCATCTCCAGCGTAAGCACGCGCACGCCATCCGATCCCATGGAGACTCTGCATCTGACGGAGCACGTTCTTTGCGGCAAAATGCAGGTGAGCCTGAGGCCATCcacggacggcgacggcgtgcgGTGGTCGGTGCCGGCGAGGCAGCCGAGCGTCGTCGGGTACGGGTTGTTTCTGAGCTTCGCGTGCCCGAGCATCCCGTGGAGgcggctcttcttcttctgcagcCGCTCGAGCGGCGGACAGAGCGGCGAGAAAGATCTGTGAGAAGTGAAAGATCCGTGACTGCGAGGTGTGCCATAGCCATGAAGCATGTAACTTAGATCAAATCATCAAAACGATTTGGATTATTAGTAATTGTAGCTATGAGCTGCCAAATATTTTAGTCAGATCTTTTATAGAGCTGGTGCCATGGCACCATGAAAGTGTACCCGAAAAGTTGATTTTAATACGGAGGATGCTCTAGCTTCTTTTTCTTGCGAAATTTGTACAGTTTTCTTGTTCATTTGGCAGGCAAGCAGCACAGATACAAACATGTGTTCGCAAAATAAAcggaaaaaatttaaaaacaaaACCAACAATAAGTTTGCTagtcttaggggtgtttggatacgaggtgctaaaattaagcttaatagattcgtctcgcgaattagactccatctgtgcaattaattttataattagactatatttaatactcctaattaatattcAAATATCCGATGATGCGACCGATACAAACTTTAAACTTTAGCAAGCACCCCCTCATTCAGGCGTGGGGGAAAGCATCTGTTTGATTTCGAAACATCTCCGGGTCAAACCGTAAAGAACGCCCCTTCGTGTTCGTTGCTAGTATTATTACGACCTCCCCGATTCAGAGCCGTCCGATGCAAACATCGACGGCACGCGTGGTGGGAAGAATCGAACAGAGACCCCACCGAGGcaccggctgcggcggccgggcggcgggtcTCGAGACAGCTGGAGAAGCGAACCAGCCGAGCAAGGAGAGGATCAGAGGAGGAGCGGAAGAGGACATGGATGATGCAGCTGACGGCTGACGCGACTCCAAGCTCCTAAGACGGCATAAACCCCTCGCCATttagaggaggagggggaggaggagaagccaACGGcggcccttctcctcctcgccctcgtGAAGCACGGCCAGCGACGGGACGGGAGCTCGCTCGCTGTCATCCAGAGGTAAGCAGCCTCCGATCCCAACTCGCGCAGTCGCACGCCTCGTAGCGCCCGCTCGGGTTAAATCGGGTGGTACTGTTAGCTCGCGTACGCTGGAGGATGAGACGCTCATAGATTCGGAGGTTGCTGGGCTGTGCGCCAGCTACGCCGTCTTGTGCGCACAGggtgttcgatgaaatgctCCGTAGAGCATGATAGCTGGGACTCGGAGTCTCCATGGAATTTTCGCTGTTTCTCTAAGCCATAAGATCCTATTGCAGCTACTGGGTTGCTTTCTGCTTGCTCGGTTGTGTTGGTAGATTGCTTATGCTCGTGAGATTCGGTCTTATTAGAGTGCTACCATACTGCGATGGCGTGTTCCTTGTTTCATGTCCGTGGTTGCGTGCTAGGCTTATTCTAGTTTGAAAGTCATTGAAATGTCTATGCTTATAGTATATTATAATTATCATTATTATTGCTTTGCCGTATGAGAACTACTTCATTGGGCTTAGTGCTCTTTGTTCATTTCTTGCCTCCTGCAGATCTCAAGCAGCTGATAATTGAACATGTTCTTCTTTTTATAATATACTACCTTACAAGCTAGTAAAAGATGAGTTCGACCCGTCGAGCTTCAAAAGCTGCAAAATCAACAATCAATTACCACCGGCTTTCATTAGATGAGCACCAATTATTTGAGCCAGATGCTTTAATTACTAAGGATCGAGATGCCAATCATCAGCCAAGGCAAAGTCCTCAATTGCGCAGAACATATACTGATAGAAGATTGACCACTCCCCAGTTTGTATCAGCATTAACAGGGATCTGGAATCTTGTTGGCCAGTCTGAATCATCTGGTACAACTCAAAGATCTGAGAGCCATGGGGTTTCAAGTAGGGATGACCCTATGTGTTTTAGCAGGGATCAACAAGGACACATATTGACACCTTGCTGTGTGGAAAGCTCAAGTGATCTGAGATCTCGAAACTGTTTGTCTACACCAAAATCTATTTATGAAGATCTTAGTTCAGTAAAGAAGATGTTAATGCTGGCACCATTCAGTAGCATTTTGGGTGCTTCATCCACATGGAGCGATATGCATTCCATCAGTAAGATTGGGGGTGCACATTATTTGCAATATAGAAATATATACTCCATGCAAactgaaaagaaggaaaaatctGGGACTTCTCAAAGTAGCAAAAGAAGCATATGTGAGGAAACTTGTGCTGCTTCAACCAATATGGACATTGGGGATGATAACTATTCCAGTCAAACAAGAAGCACACCAGCTGAACTATGTACTAGCTCAAATGAAGAAGCTAAAACTGCACATGATTGTGAAAGTTCTCTGCGTGATACTGAATCCAATCTAGAGATTTTTCATGATGATCCTAATCGTTCAGCTTCCTCAGTTCATCAAATAGAAATTGCCAAAGAGGGAAGGATAATGctaggaaatcagatttccagTAAGGCATGCATTGATGCTCATCTTGACACATTGACACGCATGTCTCGTCTGGTTGCTGATGATGTTGTTCTTGATCCAGCAAATGCAGATCAATATGCTTATGGAGATGACATGTCTCTGCAGCATTCTGTCGATAAGTGGTCACATGAGCATCAACCAACTTTTGAGCATCGATGTGATGGTGCTGTTACCATAAACAGGCATGCTGTGGCAGGAGCCTTAGCTGGGACTGCAGTCAGTGTTTCTTTGCATCCAGTTGATACAGTGAAGACCATAATTCAGGCTAACAGTTCTGGACAAAGTTCATTCTACCATACACTTAGGCGCACTCTTGTTGAGAGAGGTAATGTCCAAAAATAGCAATTCCACCACTTAAACTTTGTTCTGTCTACTCTCACCCTTTGAGAAATATCAATTGCTATAATATTTAGAGTTTGATGAATTTCTTGTAAAGGTGTTCTGGGACTGTATGGAGGACTTACTAGCAAACTTGCTTGTTCTGCACCCATTTCTGCAATTTATACCTTAACTTATGAAATTGTCAAGGGGGCTCTTCTACCTGTTTTGCCAGAGGTGATTTCACTTTAGTTTCTTTTACTGATATATGCATGGTATATACTTCAATCTTGCTGTTAGCCTGTTACATTGACATCTGTGCAGGAACATCATTCAATCGCGCATTGTGCTGCTGGTGGTTGTTCTAGTATTGCAACATCCTTTCTTTTTACACCTAGCGAATGCATAAAACAACAAATGCAAGTGGGTTCTCAATATCAGAATTGCTGGTATGCAATCTTCCTTGACTCTTTCAGGGTTGTTCATTTGTTTATTCCTTTATTTTAGaagcttctttcttttttagagCCTAATAAATAGTGAGATAGACAGAAACCTACTAGTTTCATGTCATAACGAATGATTTTGTATGGTATCTTCAAACGACTACTCCAGTAGGATGTCGTCATTTCATCATTctcctcatcatgatctattaAGTGTTTCATGTCATCAGGAATGCTTTAGTAGGATGCCTTAAAAGGGGTGGGATTGCTTCATTATATGCTGGATGGGGTGCTGTTCTTTGCAGAAATATCCCACATTCCATAGTAAAGGTATCAAATTTTTAAACGCCTGCATTCAAGTACAATAATTTAATTTTAACTTTCTCTGACAATTTGTTTTTGGTGTAAGGAACATAATCCCTTTTTTTAACTTGCAGTTTTATGCCTATGAGAGTCTCAAGCAGTCTATTTTGAAATCAGCACCTGAAAATGTCAAGCTCAGTTCTGGCGAAACAGTTAGTTTTTGAACTTTACCTTGTTGaccattttttttatgtttttattAGTTAGAACTGAAGCACAACCTGTGTGCACTTCTAATTACCATCCTGCATCGTTTGCCAatgctgagagagagagagagaaaccacTAGTTGCATAGGATTATTGAAGCATTCTACCATCTCAAATACGAAAGATCAAATCAACCTTGAACCCCTTTTGGTTCATTGCAGCTTATATGCGGAGGTTTTGCTGGGTCAACCGCTGCTCTGTTTACAACTCCATTTGATGTTGTCAAGACACGAGTGCAATTACAGGTATTGCGACAAATGCATATACTACGTTCCGTGTTAGTTTACCCAATAACTTCCGATTGTGATGTTTATCATATATCATTGATTAATTTGATAATAGGATTGTAATCATTTGAAAGTAACATGATTCAGCACCTGTATACATTCGAAAGCAAACTGATGGTCCCAGCAGAACTAATAATTTAGTTTTCTTGTTTACTAGGCACTCAGCCCTGTTAGCAAGTATGACGGGGTTCTTCATGCACTGAAAGAAATTTTTCTTCAAGAAGGCTTGCGTGGTCTTTACAGGTACAAACATCTACCAGAGGAATACCATGCTATTGCATTTGAGTTATTATTCATTCCTGTCAGAAGATCCTATTGAAGTATGCAAATTTTCAAGCAACATGTTTTCTCACAGGGGTTTGACTCCAAGGCTGGCTATTTATATATCTCAAGGCGCTATATTCTTTACGTCCTATGAGTTTCTGAAAACAAttatgtttcctgaacaagaggTTCATGCAAGTAGCTTTTGACCATGAGATGACATGACATGACATGGTGCAGCAGCGCTGGAAGTAAAGAACATGTATTGATTTGTCAATCTCATCATCTAACATCTAGGTGGTCTGACTTGAGGATTTAGTTGTAATTACTGTGTCATCCAATTTTGTGTCTTGTTAACAGAGTTGTGTACATCTTACAATACATTTCCGGGTAACCTCAGATTTAGGCGATAGAAAATTTTGTACAATCAGTAAAAGTGATAGCAGCAAAGGTGATAGTCAAATTCCCTTTCAGGGAACCTGTGAATGCGTCAAGGACTCATGGTTCTGCATCTTAGTGTCTTACTGAAACAGATGTCATTTTTTAACCTGAGGGAATCTGTTGCTCAAATACCGGTATAATTTGTGGTTGCTAGCCTGTGATCAATTGTGGTACCCAGCAATATAGCTTCCGACATCATCAGAAATTATGCTTGGAGAAATTTATGTATTCTTCCATTTGCACAGATTCGGATGCTTGGAGAAATGCATGTTTTCTTCCATTTGCATTAGCTGTTAAGGCAAACAAGTGTGAAATAAGATATGTCACATCCAAATGATGCTATTGAATTTGCCATCGGATGTACTTCCAAAGTTACATGTTAGCTGAAAATGTTTCCAAAAGGCAATGGACAACTTTGTGTATTAGAATTCAATGAGGAATTTGGAATTCGGTTTATAGCGATATGTGAAATGTCCAGATGACGGGAGATACTATTTCTGAATTGTGAACACAGTCTCCGAAATGCACACTGAAACCACATTAGGAGAAAATAGTCTTTCATAGTCGATACAACTTGCCATGAACAAGCACACAAAACATTTGTACAGCACATGCTAAACTAATTAACCGGCAAGTGGCCTCCCTACCGCTTCCATTTTGTTCCGACAGGATGCGCATTTGCCTACTCAATCATCCGCCATGATATACACAGTAAAAAAAGGTTGAGCAAAAGCTAACTCTAAACtctcctacaggctacagctcATCCAGCTCTACTATGCCGTGCGCATCAGACACGGCTGGAGGAAGCACGGACGGAGACGGATCAAGAATTCACCGACGATGTCACAGTCCCCTGCGagccggcgcgccgcgcggccgcgtACCTGGCCAGGAAGTCGGGCTCGCGCTCGCAGACTCTCCCGTCGTCGAAGTTCTGGGCGTAGCTGAGCGGGTCGTAGTTgagcccgccggcgccgaggacaTGCGTCCGGTAGCGCCGGCGCGGCCAGCTCATCCGCCTGAGCCTCCGCCACAGCACCGCCGGGCCGAACCGGCCCCAGCAGGACGCCACGGCCGCGCTCGTGCGCCCGTACGCGTCCTCCATCGCTGAACGAGGTCTCGTCGCGCCGGTGTTGGTCTGTTATGCGCGCGTGTCATGCGTGCGCCTGTTGAACGTGCATGTGCCTGGGCTTCGGGTTGAGATTTTCTACGGAAAATGCAAAATTGCAATGGGTTTTTTTTGGAGCTACTAGCAGCAGTCGTGCTCAGTTAGCCGGCGCCGTGAACTCAACACGGAACCACATAAAATTCCCTGTCGCGGCACAACACGGATGCAGGATTGCATTTATCTCGATTCGTGATGTAACACTTGTGGCGTCGCGTTGGTACTCCGGGACAGCACAAACGTGGAACGGACCACGGTTTTCCTTGCTCTATTTTTGGAGACGGGAAAAACATTTCCAGTCGTTCTTTTTCTcgtgaaaataaaataaaaaaactcatCCGTCATTTCCATGCGAGACAGAGTGAGATAGGTGTCGGTACGTCTGGTTATCGGACGCGGGCTGGGAAACCGCGCGAGCCCGCTTGGTTTCGCTGCTCCCAAAAATGGCTCGGTCCAGTTGCAACTGCAAAACACGCTGAGCGTTGAAGCAGCGTTTCGACTGGATTTCAGCTAAAACGGTCAAACAAATGAACTGAACCGACCTACTCGAACAGTCAAACTTCTTCAAACCAACGAGCTCAACTGCTTCGCCAACCTCGGTTTAGCCCAAGAGTGGCCATGCATGTACCTCACCAAACTGCCTCTGCACTTATAtgtccccctccctcctctgcgCAGatgcatctccatctccattcgAGCAACCTTTGCATCCTTGGCACACttgcatctccatctccattccAGCAACCTTGCGAATGCCATTCTCTCGATCAGAAATGGATCCAACAAAAGTCGCCCTCATGCTCGTGCTCTGCTCCAAGCTGCTTGCGGCCATACCActgcacgacgacgacgacaacacaCTGGCGCCGCCGGGGATGCAGGGCGGCCAGTATGACGCGGTGTCGAGCACGAGCAACATGGGCGAAGGTGTCGTAATCGGGGTGCTCGACGACGGCATCGACGCGGGGCACCCGTCGTTCGGCGACGAcgggatgccgccgccgcccgccaggtGGCGGGGCCGGTGCAAGCACACCGGGGTCGCGGCCTGCAACAACAAGCTCGTCGGCGCGCGGGAGTTCACGCGGCACCTCCGCCACCCCGCCGGACGGGCGGTGAGGGCGGGCACGCACGGGACGCACGCGTCGAGCGTCGCGGCCGGCACGCCCGTgcgccgcgacgacggcgggggcgcggTGGTGTCCGGCGTGGCGCCGCGCGCGCACCTCGCCTTCTACCAGGTGTGCGCGGCGGCAGGGTGCTCGAGGGGCCCCATCATGCACGCCGTCGAGTCGGCGCTCGCGGACGGGGTCGACGTCCTCTCCATGTCGCTCGGAGACGACGACGGCTTCGGGTTCCACGAGGACCCTGTCGTCGCGGCCACTTTCTCGGCTGTCACGAGGGGCGTCTTCGTCTGCGCCGCGGCGGGCAACAAGggcccggcggcggggtcggtcGCGAACGACGCGCCATGGATACTCACGGTCGGCGCGAGCTCGCGGAGCTCCGCTCACTCTACCAACGTCGCGGCGTTCTCTTCCCGAGGTCCGAGCCGCAACAACGGCGGCGTGCTGAAGCCGGACATCTTGGGTCCTGGCGTCGACATCCTCGCGGCCGTGCCGCGTTCACGGCGCGGCCCAAGCTTCGCGTCCCTCTCCGGTACGTCCATGTCGGCGCCGCACCTCGCGGCGTCGCGGCGCTGGTAAAGAGCGCGCACCCGACCTGGTCTCCCGCGGCCATCAAGTCCGCGATAATGACCACGGCCGACACGTCGGTCACTGACGAGgccggcgcgccggcgagctACTTCGCCATGGGCGCCGGGCTTGTCAACCCGGCCAAAGCCACCGACCCTGGCCTGGTCTACGACATCTCGCCGGAAGAGTACATCCCCTACCTCTGCGGATTGGGCTACACCGACGACCAAGTGAACCGGATCATTTACCCTGCACCCGCCGTTCGCTGTGCCGAGATGGAGAGCACCGAGGCGAAAGATCTGAATACCCCATCGATCATGGTCGCGCTGACGGCGGAAAGGCCGGCCGTGACGGTCAGGCGGACGGTGACCAACGTCGGAGCGGCGAGGTCTGTGTACCGGGTGGACGTGAGTGAGCCGGAGGGTGTCTCGGTCACGGTGATTCCAGGGGAATTGCAGTTCGACGATGTGAACCAGAGGGCGAGTTTTACTGTCACTGTGGAAAGAGCTCCTGGCAGCGCGTTGGCGTCTCAGGTTCTGAGCGCGCAGATTGCGTGGGTGTCAGAGGAGCATGTCGCGCGCAGTCCGATATCCATTTCAAGCTAAGTTCTGACGGACACTTGAAAGTAGTTAAAACCCTTAGAATTCAG contains:
- the LOC101766138 gene encoding probable S-adenosylmethionine carrier 2, chloroplastic — its product is MSSTRRASKAAKSTINYHRLSLDEHQLFEPDALITKDRDANHQPRQSPQLRRTYTDRRLTTPQFVSALTGIWNLVGQSESSGTTQRSESHGVSSRDDPMCFSRDQQGHILTPCCVESSSDLRSRNCLSTPKSIYEDLSSVKKMLMLAPFSSILGASSTWSDMHSISKIGGAHYLQYRNIYSMQTEKKEKSGTSQSSKRSICEETCAASTNMDIGDDNYSSQTRSTPAELCTSSNEEAKTAHDCESSLRDTESNLEIFHDDPNRSASSVHQIEIAKEGRIMLGNQISSKACIDAHLDTLTRMSRLVADDVVLDPANADQYAYGDDMSLQHSVDKWSHEHQPTFEHRCDGAVTINRHAVAGALAGTAVSVSLHPVDTVKTIIQANSSGQSSFYHTLRRTLVERGVLGLYGGLTSKLACSAPISAIYTLTYEIVKGALLPVLPEEHHSIAHCAAGGCSSIATSFLFTPSECIKQQMQVGSQYQNCWNALVGCLKRGGIASLYAGWGAVLCRNIPHSIVKFYAYESLKQSILKSAPENVKLSSGETLICGGFAGSTAALFTTPFDVVKTRVQLQALSPVSKYDGVLHALKEIFLQEGLRGLYRGLTPRLAIYISQGAIFFTSYEFLKTIMFPEQEVHASSF
- the LOC101766824 gene encoding uncharacterized protein LOC101766824 → MEDAYGRTSAAVASCWGRFGPAVLWRRLRRMSWPRRRYRTHVLGAGGLNYDPLSYAQNFDDGRVCEREPDFLARYAAARRAGSQGTVTSSVNS